The following coding sequences lie in one Lolium perenne isolate Kyuss_39 chromosome 2, Kyuss_2.0, whole genome shotgun sequence genomic window:
- the LOC139835612 gene encoding uncharacterized protein: MRVTHRFGIKGKLAQRYIGPFKVLAKRGEVAYVLELPEKLSKVHGVFHVSQLKKCFKDPGRAVDHESIDLQEDLSYKEHPDRILDEAERRTRNNSVKFLKVQWSHHSDKEATWEQEDQLRSSTCPFSLLHENLRARFLQGGRL, translated from the coding sequence ATGAGGGTCACTCATcgcttcggtatcaaaggcaagcTGGCGCAAAGATACATTGGTCCCTTCAAGGTTCTAGCAAAGCGTGGTGAAGTCGCTTACGTCCTTGAACTTCCTGAGAAGCTCTCCAAAGTACACGGTGTCTTCCACGTGTCACAGCTCAAGAAGTGCTTCAAAGATCCGGGCCGTGCAGTTGATCACGAGTCCATCGACCTCCAAGAAGACCTCTCCTACAAAGAGCATCCCGATCGGATTCTTGATGAAGCTGAACGTCGAACTCGCAACAACTCTGTCAAGTTCCTCAAGGTGCAGTGGTCGCACCATTCTgataaagaagcaacttgggagcagGAAGATCAGCTCCGTTCGAGTACCtgtcctttttctcttcttcatgAGAATCTCCGGGCGCGATTCCTTCAAGGGgggcgtttgtaa